From the Trifolium pratense cultivar HEN17-A07 linkage group LG4, ARS_RC_1.1, whole genome shotgun sequence genome, the window tcaGTGTGTTCTGGTTACAACATAGAGAGGAGATCAATCATTGATTGGTAGTAGAACTTGTGCTTCActtaaaattaagtttttgCCTTTTGTTTATCCAATGGACGAtgcataaaaaatgaaattgtgcAGTCATGAAAATTCTACTGCATAGCTACAGATGCCAATGAGGCAACTATTTGGAATTGTAATATGCTACTGGTGGAAGTACCAATGAGTCTTTGTAATGTAGCATTCATAGATTGTTTAGGTCAATTGACTTAATTCATACAAATTAAtgagaattatttttttaattgtgacaataacaaacttatttcattcataataatgtGAGTAATACATCCCGATCAAAAACTTGGGAACCAAGAAATAGCCTTCACTAAACCAAAAGCCTCTTTTGGTGACAAAATTGCAGACTTGAAGAATGTGTTGGCTTGAACTAATTCTCCTTTATCATTTCATAAACACATACCAATACCGTATTTCCTTTGCGATTGAAACATGGAAACATCGATATTGCATTTGAACTCCCCCCATGTACGGCTTCCTTCACATCTCATTGACTCTTGAATTCAGCTTCGAATATCAAGTGCTGAATCAAAAAGATATTCGGGGAAAGCCGtcaaatatttttgttcttGCTCATTGTTAAGATTTCCATGGTTTGGGAAAACTGGAGAAAACTTTagcaagtcttcaagatagtaaaaatcataaggattcatatttgataaaagatagtgaaaataGTACTATGATGGCTCTTATATAGAGCAATTTGGGGGTTAACTAACTAACCACCTaataacaaactctaacaaactaatataaactctaactaactaatgGAAGCTACTAACTAATCTCCATTATTCTTAACACTCATGTCCATGTATTTCAGGTTCAGATTACCTACAACGTGTGACGAAAGCATTTTCTTTGTTTCAGAATGACTATTAGAATCCTCAAACAGCTTCTTGCACAGGGCAGTACCAAAATCAGCTATAACAGGCTCCATATTATTGTCAAGAAGTATATTCTTTGGTTTGATGTCTCAGTGCACTATTGGTGGAATACAATCATAATGAAGATAAGCAAGTCCTTGAGCAATTCCAATTGCTGTCTTACGCCGAACATTCCATGTTAAGGGGGCGGGTTTCTTTTCATGCAAAATTTCATAAAGACTTCCATTTTCCATGAATTCATACAAGACTAAACCCTTTTGCATTAATATATTCCCTTTTGCATGTACCAGACAAAgcaaaaaaaacattgaaagaTAGTAGAAGATGAGTTTTTAAAAAGGATAAATTTAAACAAGtaaaatacatttttgtcaaTGTAATTCaatgagttttttatttttttatcagtaggaatcgaactcggCATCCTAAAATTTACAACATTCACACACATTGTGCACCAACCACTTGTGCAACCATACAATTGGTAATAAATACAAACTAGGATTCATCCTATTTTCGGAGAAAGAACCATACAATTGTTAGAAAACATGACTAAGACTCAATTCAGAACCATTAAATAAAACATTATAACATGCTAGACTCAATTCAAAATGGAGGCACAAAATGTCTAAGACTCACTCACATGTTCCGAAATTGTGAATATGGATCAAAGTCTTGAAATCAATCCACCAGAAACACCGCGCATCAATAATTTGGGCTGTGTATACAAGGATATCTGCAGGTGTCTATATTGACCCCAACGTGATAGGAAAAACCAGTTGAAAGGTTTGGTAAGTATTGGACCAGTGGTAGAGGGAAGAAAGATCAAACTAGACCAAGCATAGGTTATTTTTGGAACAACTAGATTCGCAATGCCGACAACAATTTCATACCGAATCTTACCATTTCCCATCAATTTAATTACAAGTCCATCAGCACCATATTGAACCTCATCACATCTCAGATTAAACAAGTTCTTATTATAAAAGTCAATAACACCTTTCATGGTCGGCCTCTTTTGTGGATCCTTCTCTGTGCATTGTAATGCCAATGAAAGCACTGCAGTGACTTGCATGGTTAGTGCTATTGAATTGGGAAATGCACTTGCAAGGTATGGATCAACAATGTTCTCAATCATGCCTGTTTCCATCATTACAGATCTAGCCCAGGTCACTATGTGGATCTCGTTCGCCTCATCATTTATAGACGGAACTAATAATTTCTTTCGGGTTATTAGCTCGAGCAAGACAACTCCATAGCTATATACATCAGACTTTCTTCCAGGCACTATATCATATGCATTCTCTGTTGCAGATGAAAATTGAAACATGTTAGAGAATATTATCTGGCAAAACTCTACTTCCAAGCTGTGTTGGAAAATAAAGTTGTTATCACAACCTAGAAATCAAATTACAAAGGTCTATGAAAGGGGTTTGAAAATCAAAAGTAATTGTGGATGAAGAGTTAATTACGTACCCGGTGCAATATAGCCAGGGGTACCTACAACGTGTGACGAAAGCATTTTCCTTGTTTCAGAATGACTATTAGAATCCTCAAACAGCTTCTTGCACAGGGCAGTACCAAAATCAGCTATAACAGCCTCCATATTATTGTCAAGAAGTATATTCTTTGGTTTGATGTCTCGGTGCACTATTGGTGGAATACAATCATAATGAAGATAAGCTAGTCCTTGAGCAATTCCAACTGCTGTCTTACACCGAACATTCCATGTTAAGGGGGCGGGTTTCTTTTCATGCAAAATTTCATAAAGACTTCCATTTTCCATGAATTCATACAAGACTAAACCATAGTCCTTTCCAATCCAGTAGTCAACATATTTGATCAAATTTGGATGCTTAATGATCCTAAGGACTTTAATTTCGTTGCGCGTGATAAGTAACCGCTTTTGCTTGTTGCGTCCAAATTCAAGCTTCTTTACAGCACAAACTTGTCGACCTATTATGGCTTTGTACACAATACCATGTGCTCCTCTTCCAATAATATAGTCATCTTTTAAGTTCTCTGTGGCCTCCAGCACTTGCTCTTGAAGGGAAGACATCTCCTTTTCAGTTGAGATCTTTAATTCGTAATCACTGTCGTTTGTGAATTCAAAACTTTCTTCTCCTCTTACATTAAAAAACATTAGCTGAAGATCAGAGGCCCTTCTTGATTCCTTTCTAATGCAATAAATTCGAATTATTATTACCAAGATGGCAGAAATAAATATTGAGGGTCCAAGTTCCATCAGCACAATTATTCGAACTTTACTAACTTTGTGAGAACCCTCATAAACAGGTTGTTCTTTCGAATAAGAATTAGTGTGAATGCAACCAAATATAACACATAGGAGAGGATTACCTATGAATGATGAAGGCGAGGAATTCAATAGCTTTTGGAGAATTATTGTTTCTGGTACAGAACCAGTGAAGAAATTGTAAGAAATATTGATCTCCGTTAATGAAACAAGACCTCCAAGAGCATGTATACTTCCTGTTAAATTGTTCAAGGATATGTCCAGACTTTGCAGCAGTTCTAGCTTCCTAATTTCAAAAGGAATATCACCTATCAATCCATTAGCACTCAGATTCAATCCATAGAACAGATTATCCAATGTTCCTATCCATGAAGGAATTGTGCCTCCAAACAAATTTCCACCAAGTTGTAACTCGCGAAGGTTACCAAGTGCTGCCAAAAACGCTGGGATACCTCCTGTGAAGTGATTTTCACTTAATACCAATGTGGTTATATTTGTCCAACTTCTCAAACTTGAAGGGAGTGAGCCATTTAGGAAATTGAATCCCACATCAAAACGATCCATTTTAGTACAATTTGACAGCTCAAGTGGCAAAGAACCTTGCAAGTTGTTGTGAGAAAGATCCAAAATCACAAGATTCACAAGGTTTCCAAGCTCTGATGGTACGAGTCCGGCAAATTTGTTCCATGACAAATTAATATATGTGAGATTTGTGCAATTTCCCAAACTTGATGGAATTGATCCACCCATATTGTTCTTGCTGATATCAATGTATTTCAGGTTCAGATTACTTTCAAATTTAGGAAGAGATCCGGTGAAATTATTATCACCGACAAACAACCTCCTTAGAGTTTCACATTTTCCTATATCAGAAGGTACGACGCCTTGAAGTTGATTGCTTCCCATATTGAGCTCACTCAAATTCTTTCCAAAGCAAAGATTTGGCGGGATATTACCACTGAACTTGTTATTCGTACAGTCCAACTTTACTATGCTACTGTTGATTCCCAAGCTTTGAGGTATGACTCCTGAGAACTGATTATCAAACAATGAGATATTTTTTAGATACTTGAGCTTTGTCATCTCGAAAGGTAGTTCCCCAGAGAGGTTGTTGTTGTGAACCAAGATGTTCACAAGACTTGGTATTCTCCAAATACTTATCGGAATTTCGCCTCTCAAATGGTTGGAAGACAATTCAAGGTGCTCTAGTTTGCTGCAATTACCAAGAGATGAAGGAATAGTCCCTGAGAAACTATTACCTAACAAAACAAGGGTCTGCAAATGATAAAGGTTTCCAATTTCATGTCCAATTTGACCAGAAATCCCAAGACCAGTTAGGTTAATGGAAATGACATTTTGGGCATGGTCACATTGAATACCAAACCATGAGCATGGATTCGAATCAGATGCCTTCCAGCTAGACCTGATGAGGGTAGGAACAGAAGTCCAGTGTGTCAAGAGTGACAACAGAGTCAAACCATCAGAGGTAAGAGTAGTCAACAACAAGAATGTAACAATTCTACTGCTAAAACTAGTTATATAAGTCATTTATTACACAACTTTGTAGGTTGCAACTTGCAACGGAATAAGAAGAACTTACTTACCTTGTCACTTTCCAAAGATATATTTTAGTACTGATGAATgaaattgttttgttgtttgAGGTGTTTAAAATGAAACTTAATTAAACTGAGCTATCTTGAACCAGTGAAAAGGAAATTGCATGGTAAACTCATTTCTGGTGCATGCATGcctctttatttttataaaaaagttaagGAGAATTTCTTTGAAACTTCCATTAAAACAAAAGCAGTGTCATGAATCATGATTATGTTCCTCCTTTGTTCTCTAGTTCATTTAATTCTCATGTTAAAGATGCTGAATAGGAAATTTCAGTCATAATTCCTTTAGCATGCCATTAGTATTTTATTGGTTGTAGTTCTCTTTCAGTGTAGGGCcctgtgtttttctttttgatatttaaaaaaaaaataaaaaatagtttttttctaAAGCTTATCATGTCAATGATTATGCTAACTGTTTGCTTTATCCAAATAATTGATACCCAATAATGTAATTTGACACAACCAGCAGAAGAGGATCCAAATTCCTCAATAATGTAAGTTGGATATCGaagaatttattttgtgaaatatgAGTCAAATGTATTTGTAAGTTACTATGTAATCAATTGTTTTGAATCAATAGAAATCTTTGAGAGAGTGAAAGTTACCATGAGAAACACATGGTTTCTTTCTCTAtttggtgtttaatttcaactaTTGTCGGAAGCTTTGGAAAACTTTGGCAAATGTGAAAGCAAAGGTCAAAGACAGGTGcagtaaaaattgaaaaatgataaCCAACAATTTATTGTACTTGGTTTCAATTCATCTAGAAATAGAGGTTTTATGCAGAACAATAACACTAGTGTTTCTTGTTTAGCTAGTTTTATTTTGGGTTGTAAGATTTTGTACTTGGAATGTATTGTGTGTTTATGTATTGGGTTCCAAAAGCTATTTCATTTGAGTTTGAACAACAAATTGATCAGTATCATTCCACAATGTCTTTCACATTTGTCATCCCCTTTACATTTTGGACCTGCAAGTGAACAGATTTTATGGCACTTTGCCAAATAACTTTTCAAAGAACATTGTCCCATTAGAAGGGAAGTTTCCTAAATCATTGTCTCATTGCAAAAACCTAGAGGTTTTAAACCTTggcaacaacaaaataaaagacaattttCCTGACTGGCTGCAAACTCTGCAACACTTAAATGTGCTGATTTTGCGAGACAATAAGTTGCATGGTCCTATTGCCAATCTGAAGATCAAACATCCATTTCCCAGTTTAGTTATTTTTGATATCTCAGGAAATAACTTTAGCGGTCCACTACAAAAagcctatttaaaaaattttgagGCCATGAAGAATGTTACACTACTGGGGAAGGATAAAAGTTTGCAATACATGGATGCATTTACCACTGATAGCAGTTATGCTGGATTTGCCAATTGCCATACCCACCTATCTGAAGTCTTACCTCGGTAGGATCAACGTCATAAAATATTGGAATTATGTGTtgattttttgtctttttacaCTCCAGTATCTTGGCCAGTTCCTCAAGACAATAAACGGAAGTTGCAAATTCTTTGGAGAACACAACAATTGAAATCCTTGATACTTGAGCAGTGAGATTTTATCGCCTATCTTGAATCCGCCATCATCCATAAATGTCTTGAATCTGTTGCAGCGCAGAGCATTATGGAGAGTTGCGGCGAAGGTGTGTCTGGTGTCCAAACCTCTAAAACACAAAAAAACATCATATTCGTAGCTCTCGTAGCTCATCAGAAGGTTGAGTTGATCTTCATCAGCGGTAATACTAATGACTTCTTCACTGGCCATCACGTTGACATCCATGGAAATGGGACCTAAGCtactttgattaatttttcCTGCCTAATCTTACCGTCCTAGTTCCTTCTTTATTTCGTTTTTGCATAGCTTGAGGTACAAAATTGGATTATGACATCTAGACCGTTTGATTAATATTAGGAGGTCCAAATTTTAAGATCAGATTTTAATAgtttttaaatatattcaaaCTAAAACTTTGCACCAATTAATCTTAATCAAACAGTCCAGATATAACTGAGTGCAGTACAAGCTCAGTCAAGATGTGATGCAATGTGTagacttgttttttttttttggtacattgcaATATTGTATAGActttaatatttgatattttgattgatCTAATAAAAGACTTTGATTTCGCAAATGAAAGTGGTCTTCTCACCAACAACTTGCAACTTTTTAATTGCTAATTGGGTTTTTTATTCTAATTTCAAACGACTTGGCTTGTCAGTCTTACTTATTAATATTTTgtcattttcataaaattatagTAAAAGGAAGAAAAGACAAAAGAGGATTCAAAAATAAAAGGCGTGGATTCCATACTAATAATTGTGACAAAAGAGAAAAGACAAAAAGTACAGGTATATGTATAGTATGTATATTTGAAGTTTGGTTTGGGGTGGTTGGTTGTAGCCAAGAGTCTTGGCTCACTCTCATTTATTGTATGGGTGGTGGCGAATTTGTTAGCAGTAGAGACCGAATTTGTTAGCAGTAGAGACCGAACTCTGAACCGCCTTTATAATTCTGTATAAGCATCGCGACCAATACAATTAGGCTACACCTTATGGGACTAGTACCAATTTTTTGATTACTGACTCCTTCAATATTTCTCAATTGTTTCCAATTAAAGTTTAAACATCACTTTGTTAATCAAAGAAGGAATATTAAGGTTGATAAGTTTTTTCTTTCAGTTTCAATCTAGTTATGTATGCGTCTGTCACGATATGTTCTTGTGCAGATATATAACTCACGAGCTATTTGACAATTTACTATTTGACAATTTATAAACTCGTGAgaaatatatgcataaacatCAACTTACAAGCTCTTAAATATATGAGTCACTATTCTTTTAATAATAAACTAACACCAGAAAAATATTACTACTATAATCTAATGGTAGTAGAAACAATGTATTGTCTGCACTTTATCAAAGTAAGTCTTATCAAACCCACTTGGGATGGTCTAGTAGCGCGTTAGCTTTGGATCTT encodes:
- the LOC123921683 gene encoding receptor-like protein kinase isoform X2, whose translation is MTKLKYLKNISLFDNQFSGVIPQSLGINSSIVKLDCTNNKFSGNIPPNLCFGKNLSELNMGSNQLQGVVPSDIGKCETLRRLFVGDNNFTGSLPKFESNLNLKYIDISKNNMGGSIPSSLGNCTNLTYINLSWNKFAGLVPSELGNLVNLVILDLSHNNLQGSLPLELSNCTKMDRFDVGFNFLNGSLPSSLRSWTNITTLVLSENHFTGGIPAFLAALGNLRELQLGGNLFGGTIPSWIGTLDNLFYGLNLSANGLIGDIPFEIRKLELLQSLDISLNNLTGSIHALGGLVSLTEINISYNFFTGSVPETIILQKLLNSSPSSFIGNPLLCVIFGCIHTNSYSKEQPVYEGSHKVSKVRIIVLMELGPSIFISAILVIIIRIYCIRKESRRASDLQLMFFNVRGEESFEFTNDSDYELKISTEKEMSSLQEQVLEATENLKDDYIIGRGAHGIVYKAIIGRQVCAVKKLEFGRNKQKRLLITRNEIKVLRIIKHPNLIKYVDYWIGKDYGLVLYEFMENGSLYEILHEKKPAPLTWNVRCKTAVGIAQGLAYLHYDCIPPIVHRDIKPKNILLDNNMEAVIADFGTALCKKLFEDSNSHSETRKMLSSHVVGTPGYIAPENAYDIVPGRKSDVYSYGVVLLELITRKKLLVPSINDEANEIHIVTWARSVMMETGMIENIVDPYLASAFPNSIALTMQVTAVLSLALQCTEKDPQKRPTMKGVIDFYNKNLFNLRCDEVQYGADGLVIKLMGNGKIRYEIVVGIANLVVPKITYAWSSLIFLPSTTGPILTKPFNWFFLSRWGQYRHLQISLYTQPKLLMRGVSGGLISRL
- the LOC123921683 gene encoding leucine-rich repeat receptor-like protein kinase PEPR1 isoform X1 — encoded protein: MTYITSFSSRIVTFLLLTTLTSDGLTLLSLLTHWTSVPTLIRSSWKASDSNPCSWFGIQCDHAQNVISINLTGLGISGQIGHEIGNLYHLQTLVLLGNSFSGTIPSSLGNCSKLEHLELSSNHLRGEIPISIWRIPSLVNILVHNNNLSGELPFEMTKLKYLKNISLFDNQFSGVIPQSLGINSSIVKLDCTNNKFSGNIPPNLCFGKNLSELNMGSNQLQGVVPSDIGKCETLRRLFVGDNNFTGSLPKFESNLNLKYIDISKNNMGGSIPSSLGNCTNLTYINLSWNKFAGLVPSELGNLVNLVILDLSHNNLQGSLPLELSNCTKMDRFDVGFNFLNGSLPSSLRSWTNITTLVLSENHFTGGIPAFLAALGNLRELQLGGNLFGGTIPSWIGTLDNLFYGLNLSANGLIGDIPFEIRKLELLQSLDISLNNLTGSIHALGGLVSLTEINISYNFFTGSVPETIILQKLLNSSPSSFIGNPLLCVIFGCIHTNSYSKEQPVYEGSHKVSKVRIIVLMELGPSIFISAILVIIIRIYCIRKESRRASDLQLMFFNVRGEESFEFTNDSDYELKISTEKEMSSLQEQVLEATENLKDDYIIGRGAHGIVYKAIIGRQVCAVKKLEFGRNKQKRLLITRNEIKVLRIIKHPNLIKYVDYWIGKDYGLVLYEFMENGSLYEILHEKKPAPLTWNVRCKTAVGIAQGLAYLHYDCIPPIVHRDIKPKNILLDNNMEAVIADFGTALCKKLFEDSNSHSETRKMLSSHVVGTPGYIAPENAYDIVPGRKSDVYSYGVVLLELITRKKLLVPSINDEANEIHIVTWARSVMMETGMIENIVDPYLASAFPNSIALTMQVTAVLSLALQCTEKDPQKRPTMKGVIDFYNKNLFNLRCDEVQYGADGLVIKLMGNGKIRYEIVVGIANLVVPKITYAWSSLIFLPSTTGPILTKPFNWFFLSRWGQYRHLQISLYTQPKLLMRGVSGGLISRL